CTGATGGCAGTAAGATCTGGCTCAATGTAGACAGTAAACTAACTTACCCTGAAGTGTTCAACAGCAATTCAAGGGAAGTATACCTTACCGGCGAAGCATTCTTTGACATCGCTCCCAATCCGGGCCGGCCTTTCATCATCCACCTCGCTAATGGAAGTGTACATGTATTAGGTACCTCTTTTAACATCCGTGCCTATGAAAATGAAGCCGTGCAAACATCCGTACAAACAGGTAAAGTAGCCTTTATACCAGCTGATAATAAGGATACCGTCTTCATCACACCAGATGAAAAAGTAATCTATCAGCCTACCGCAGCAAACACTATAATTAAAGAACCAACAGCTGCTGAAGACGATAAAGCCTGGACAGAAGGCCGCCTCGTATTCAGAGATAAAACATTGGAAGAAATAGGCATTGAACTGGAAAGAACTTTTGGTAAAAAGATCTCCTTTATCGATGATGCACCACGCCATTACAGGCTCACAGGCTCATTCCAGAACAACAACCTGCAGGATATCATGTATTACCTCGCAAGGTCAATATCATTCCACTATAATATAACTGATAGCACACTGCTGATAAGTGAATAGCAAATGCAATCACTCATTGTTCAATAAAATAAACATTACCACGCAGCAAAAAAGAAATTCATAATTCACGTTAAGGTACAGGCATTGCTGGAAAGGGCTCCCACGTCAGCCCTTTTTAGCCGCCGTCGCAGTCTATAAATTTTCTGCGACCTACAATCTGCAAATATTACTGATACACACATAAACCAAAATAGCGTTATGAAAGAAAGACCGCTACGATTCACTATTCCGGCTACTTTCCGCTCCCTTTTCCTGCCTATGTTCGTCTGTATGATCGCTATGAACATACTCGATCTGCGTGCCCAGATGGCTTTCGCCTCTAATACTGGCCGCTATTCAGGCGCACAGCAGGTCAATGCAGCCGAAAAGCCAGCAGACAACCGCATCTCCCTCCAGGTAAATGATGAAGGATTGGGACAGGTGCTGGAAAAAATTGAAGCACAAATTCCCTTTGTCTTCGTCTATTCTAATGATGAAGTCAGAGCAGGCCAAAGAGTCACCCTTACCGTCAAAGATCAGCAGCTCGACGATGTGCTTAAGCTCATCCTCTCCCCGCTGGACATCCGCTTCGAAAAGATCAATAACAAGATCATTCTCCGGCAGGGCCGCCAGGCCGCCACGACCATTCAGGCCAATGACATCTCCGTCGGCGGTAAAGTTGTAGACGCAAAAGGGGTAGGTATTCCTAACGTCAACGTACGTCTGCAAGGTACCAGCCTCGGCACCACTACAAATGATAATGGTTTTTTTACGCTAAAGATCCCAGCTGGGCAAGCCAATGGTACCTTAGTTTGCTCTTCCGTTGGCTACATCCCATCGGAGGTGGGTATCAATGGCAGAACTAATATTACCGTAATGCTCACCGCCGATTCCAAGGACCTGGGAGAGATAGTGATCACAGCTTACGGTTCACAAAAGAAAACCCAGGTAACTGCGGCAATCAATACCATTTCGACCAAGGATCTTGAAGGCCGCCCTGTAACAAACATGTTCCAGGCCCTCCAGGGTACAGCCCCCAACCTCATCCTGCAACAACAAAATGCAGAACCAGGTGCTAAACTAACACTCAACATCCGTGGTGTAGGTAGCCTCACCGGCAACTCCCCGCTCATCATTATCGATGGTGTGCAGACCGGCGGCGATGGCCTCCAGAACCTGAACCCTTATGATGTGGAAAGCATCTCCGTATTGAAAGATGCTGCTTCTTCCGCTATCTACGGTTCCCAGGCTGCAAACGGTGTTATATATATTACTACCAAAAGAGGTGCTAAAGACGATAAACCATCCGTTACCTACAACGGTATGTATGGCTGGCAAACACCTACCACGCTGCCACGCAACGTAGAGGCATGGCAGTATATGGCCCTGAAAGATGAAGCACTGGTAAACTCCGGTAAAACACCGCAGTATACACCAGATGAAATTGCTTACTGGAAACGTAAAGGCTCATATCCTTCCTACATGGATGAAATGGTCCGGAACTACACTCCACAGCAAAACCACAGCTTAAGCCTGACAGGTGGCGGTAAAAGCAGCAACTACCTCATTTCCCTCGGTTATGTAAACCAGGGCAATATGCTGCAAAACA
This window of the Chitinophaga sancti genome carries:
- a CDS encoding FecR domain-containing protein encodes the protein MINEEQFNTLAARKLAGEATAEELQELDVLLQENDYLQEQFNLLQSYFTVAPYHAAADTELALQKTMARIHAIPTLQSKRTVWKWLSAAAAMLILGAGLLYVDKAHTPVSHFVVNDTMQWLHRQNGKATRASIELADGSKIWLNVDSKLTYPEVFNSNSREVYLTGEAFFDIAPNPGRPFIIHLANGSVHVLGTSFNIRAYENEAVQTSVQTGKVAFIPADNKDTVFITPDEKVIYQPTAANTIIKEPTAAEDDKAWTEGRLVFRDKTLEEIGIELERTFGKKISFIDDAPRHYRLTGSFQNNNLQDIMYYLARSISFHYNITDSTLLISE